Proteins encoded by one window of Mauremys mutica isolate MM-2020 ecotype Southern chromosome 25, ASM2049712v1, whole genome shotgun sequence:
- the PSME3 gene encoding proteasome activator complex subunit 3 yields MRAGKNGHVGKASSGIGGGYCEVSSGGGEAGGSDGRERDRERERDKGAPGPAPPAMASLLKVDPEVKLKVDSFRERITSEAEDLVANFFPKKLLELDGFLKEPILNIHDLTQIHSDMNLPVPDPILLTNSHDGLDGPNMKKRKLEDCEETFQGTKVFVMPNGMLKSNQQLVDIIEKVKPEIRLLIEKCNTVKMWVQLLIPRIEDGNNFGVSIQEETVAELRTVESEAASYLDQISRYYITRAKLVSKIAKYPHVEDYRRTVTEIDEKEYISLRLIISELRNQYVTLHDMILKNIEKIKRPRSSNAETLY; encoded by the exons ATGCGCGCCGGGAAGAACGGTCACGTGGGGAAGGCGAGTTCAGGGATTGGCGGCGGCTATTGTGAGGTCAGTTCCGGTGGCGGCGAAGCCGGTGGTTCGGACGGGCGCGAGCGAGATCGCGAGCGAGAGCGAGACAAGGGggcgcccggcccagccccccccgccatggCCTCGTTGCTCAAGGTGGACCCGGAAGTGAAGCTCAAG GTTGACTCTTTCAGGGAACGGATCACAAGTGAG GCTGAAGATTTGGTGGCAAATTTTTTCCCAAAGAAGTTGTTAGAACTTGATGGATTCCTTAAG GAGCCCATCCTGAATATTCATGATCTCACCCAGATCCACTCAGACATGAACCTTCCTGTCCCTGACCCGATCCTCCTCACTAACAGCCACGATGGGCTGGATGGG CCAAATATGAAAAAGAGGAAGCTGGAAGACTGTGAAGAGACCTTCCAGG GTACCAAAGTGTTTGTGATGCCCAATGGGATGCTGAAGAGTAACCAGCAGCTAGTGGACATCATTGAGAAAGTGAAACCGGAGATCAGGCTGCTGATTGAGAAGTGCAACACG GTCAAAATGTGGGTGCAGCTTCTGATCCCCAGGATAGAAGATGGAAACAACTTTGGCGTTTCTATTCAG GAGGAGACAGTGGCTGAGCTGCGGACTGTGGAGAGTGAGGCAGCTTCGTATCTGGACCAGATTTCTAG atACTATATCACAAGGGCAAAGCTGGTTTCCAAAATAGCAAAATATCCTCATGTG GAGGATTATCGCCGCACGGTGACAGAGATTGATGAGAAGGAATACATTAGTCTGCGCTTAATCATCTCAGAGCTGAGGAATCAATAT gTCACTTTGCATGATATGATCCTTAAAAACATTGAGAAGATCAAGAGGCCTCGCAGCAGCAACGCTGAGACTCTCTACTAA
- the CNTD1 gene encoding cyclin N-terminal domain-containing protein 1 isoform X3, with protein MASCDWLRGGISAEMSSEAQAVSRFHTPEPVFGVVAPEIIEDTLICLATENEQYLNELSDQAGCFKETQIVEFVFLLCEKWFLDQSARYQAVEIFERFMIKHVEESYNSIKKSRTNNEQGEGNIWGTLKAQMCDTFVLRLVSCIQLASKLSFHYNIINNNTVLKFLQSLDYSYTKQNLVESELAILKALCFQINVPTPFAYIELLLEVLGHNGCLLPMKQLHKMCTHLLDLTYLMRNIIYDTLLRISIENSTPSELQICHHEEI; from the exons ATGGCGTCGTGTGATTGGCTGAGAGGCGGCAT AAGTGCTGAGATGAGCTCAGAGGCACAGGCAGTGTCCAGGTTTCACACCCCGGAGCCAGTCTTTGGAGTTGTTGCTCCCGAGATCATTGAAGATACTTTAATTTGTTTAGCTACAGAAAATGAACAGTATCTGAATGAGCTGTCAGATCAAGCAGGATGCTTCAAAGAGACCCAGATAGTGG aatttgtatttcttttgtgTGAAAAATGGTTCCTGGACCAATCTGCACGATATCAAGCAGTTGAAATATTTGAAAG GTTTATGATTAAGCATGTAGAAGAGAGCTATAACTCTATCAAAAAGTCAAGGACAAACAATGAACAAGGAGAGGGCAACATCTGGGGCACTTTGAAAGCACAGATGTGTGACACATTTGTGCTGCGGCTTGTGTCTTGCATTCAGCTTGCAAGCAAACTTTCTTTTCACTACAAT ATAATTAACAATAACACAGTTCTGAAATTTCTGCAGTCCTTAGACTATTCATACACAAAACAGAACTTGGTGGAGTCAGAACTTGCCATTCTGAAGGCTCTATGCTTCCAGATCAATGTGCCAACTCCTTTTGCCTATATTGAGTTGCTTCTGGAGGTGTTAG GACATAATGGCTGCTTACTTCCTATGAAACAGTTGCATAAGATGTGCACGCACCTACTGGATTTAACTTATCTCATGCGGAATATCATCTATGATACTTTACTGAGGATTTCTATTGAGAATTCAACACCGAGTGAACTCCAGAT CTGCCACCACGAGGAGATCTGA
- the LOC123356509 gene encoding cytochrome c oxidase assembly factor 3 homolog, mitochondrial — MTTASALRPLSHVSGGCGSAGKMAAPREPGRESEAAFAKRVDPAREPELSAEQRRVMQRAEEALRQRGLQRRLRGRNLLTGLGIGAVVLGIYGFTFYKISQERFLDELEQEVEAARAQAAKTPVN; from the exons ATGACGACAGCCTCCGCGCTCCGCCCACTCAGTCACGTGAGCGGTGGGTGCGGCTCCGCGGGGAAGATGGCGGCGCCGCGGGAGCCGGGCCGGGAGTCGGAGGCCGCGTTCGCGAAACGGGTTGACCCGGCGCGGGAGCCGGAGCTGAGCGCGGAGCAGCGGCGCGTCATGCAGCGCGCGGAGGAGGCGCTGCGCCAGCGGGGCCTGCAGCGGCGGCTCCGGGGCCGCAACCTGCTGACGGGGCTCGGCATCGGCGCGGTGGTGCTGGGCATCT ATGGTTTCACCTTCTACAAGATCTCCCAGGAGCGATTCCTGGACgagctggagcaggaggttgaGGCTGCCCGGGCCCAGGCTGCCAAGACCCCAGTAAACTGA
- the CNTD1 gene encoding cyclin N-terminal domain-containing protein 1 isoform X1, translating to MASCDWLRGGISAEMSSEAQAVSRFHTPEPVFGVVAPEIIEDTLICLATENEQYLNELSDQAGCFKETQIVEFVFLLCEKWFLDQSARYQAVEIFERFMIKHVEESYNSIKKSRTNNEQGEGNIWGTLKAQMCDTFVLRLVSCIQLASKLSFHYNIINNNTVLKFLQSLDYSYTKQNLVESELAILKALCFQINVPTPFAYIELLLEVLGHNGCLLPMKQLHKMCTHLLDLTYLMRNIIYDTLLRISIENSTPSELQIAKFLSVKEDFMLLAVGVISTSAFILNPEYWNQVVEHLNCITGITTQSILEFSYAILKHSVGTTNPRKNKGTRSSENYVVPPTK from the exons ATGGCGTCGTGTGATTGGCTGAGAGGCGGCAT AAGTGCTGAGATGAGCTCAGAGGCACAGGCAGTGTCCAGGTTTCACACCCCGGAGCCAGTCTTTGGAGTTGTTGCTCCCGAGATCATTGAAGATACTTTAATTTGTTTAGCTACAGAAAATGAACAGTATCTGAATGAGCTGTCAGATCAAGCAGGATGCTTCAAAGAGACCCAGATAGTGG aatttgtatttcttttgtgTGAAAAATGGTTCCTGGACCAATCTGCACGATATCAAGCAGTTGAAATATTTGAAAG GTTTATGATTAAGCATGTAGAAGAGAGCTATAACTCTATCAAAAAGTCAAGGACAAACAATGAACAAGGAGAGGGCAACATCTGGGGCACTTTGAAAGCACAGATGTGTGACACATTTGTGCTGCGGCTTGTGTCTTGCATTCAGCTTGCAAGCAAACTTTCTTTTCACTACAAT ATAATTAACAATAACACAGTTCTGAAATTTCTGCAGTCCTTAGACTATTCATACACAAAACAGAACTTGGTGGAGTCAGAACTTGCCATTCTGAAGGCTCTATGCTTCCAGATCAATGTGCCAACTCCTTTTGCCTATATTGAGTTGCTTCTGGAGGTGTTAG GACATAATGGCTGCTTACTTCCTATGAAACAGTTGCATAAGATGTGCACGCACCTACTGGATTTAACTTATCTCATGCGGAATATCATCTATGATACTTTACTGAGGATTTCTATTGAGAATTCAACACCGAGTGAACTCCAGAT AGCAAAATTTTTGTCAGTAAAGGAAGATTTCATGCTCTTGGCAGTTGGAGTCATCAGCACAAGCGCTTTCATACTAAACCCTGAATACTGGAATCAG gttgtgGAGCATTTAAACTGCATCACTGGTATTACCACACAAAGCATTTTAGAGTTTTCATACGCAATACTGAAGCACAGTGTTGGCACCACTAATCCAAGGAAGAACAAAGGAACTAGATCTTCAGAGAACTATGTTGTACCTCCTACAAAATAA
- the BECN1 gene encoding beclin-1: MEGSKSSACTMQVSFVCQRCSQPLKLDTSFKILDRVTIQELTAPLLTTAPAKPGDIHEEETNLTEEAFTENRQDGVSRRFIPPARMMSTESANSFTLIGEASDGGTMENLSRRLKVTGDLFDIMSGQTDVDHPLCEECTDTLLDQLDTQLNITENECQNYKRCLEILEQMNEDDKEKLQMELKELALEEERLIQELEEVEKNRKMVAENFEKVRAEAERLDQEEAQYQKEYSEFKRQQLELDDELKSVDNQMRYAQIQLDKLRKTNVFNATFHIWHSGQFGTINNFRLGRLPSVPVEWNEINAAWGQTVLLLHALANKMGLKFQRYRLVPYGNHSYLESLTDKSKELPLYCSGGLRFFWDNKFDHAMVAFLDCVQQFKEEVEKGETRFCLPYRMDVEKGKIEDTGGSGGSYSIKTQFNSEEQWTKALKFMLTNLKWGLAWVSSQFYNK; encoded by the exons ATGGAGGGCTCCAAGTCATCGGCCTGCACCATGCAGGTGAGCTTCGTgtgccagcgctgcagccagccGCTCAAGCTGGACACGTCCTTCAAGATCCTCGACCGGGTCACCATCCAGGAGCTGACAG CTCCCTTACTTACCACAGCTCCAGCAAAACCAGGAGACATTCATGAAGAAGAGACCAACTTAACAGAG GAAGCCTTCACAGAAAACCGTCAGGATGGTGTATCCAGGAGATTCATTCCTCCAGCCAG AATGATGTCAACAGAAAGTGCCAACAGTTTTACTCTGATTGGAGAGGCTTCTGATGGGGGCACCATGGAAAATCTCAGCAGAAGACTGAAG GttactggtgacctctttgaCATTATGTCAGGACAGACAGATGTGGACCATCCTCTGTGTGAGGAATGCACAGACACCCTTCTAGACCAGTTAGACACACAACTCAATATCACAGAGAATGAATGCCAGAACTACAA ACGATGTCTGGAGATCTTGGAACAAATGAATGAGGATGATAAGGAGAAGCTGCAGATGGAGCTGAAAGAACTTGCTTTGGAAGAGGAGAGATTGATCCAGGAGCTGGAAGAAGTAGAGAAGAACCGCAAGATGGTAGCAGAAAACTTTGAGAAAGTCAgggcagaagcagagagactggaTCAGGAGGAAGCACA GTATCAGAAGGAGTACAGTGAATTCAAGAGGCAGCAACTGGAGCTGGATGACGAACTGAAAAGCGTTGATAACCAGATGCGCTATGCCCAGATCCAGTTGGATAAACTGAGGAAAACCAATGTGTTCAATGCAACTTTCCATATCTG GCACAGTGGGCAATTTGGCACAATTAATAACTTCAGACTTGGCCGCCTTCCCAGTGTCCCTGTAGAATGGAATGAGATCAATGCAGCTTGGGGGCAGACTGTGCTACTGCTTCATGCCCTTGCTAACAAGATGGGCCTGAAATTTCAAAG ATACCGTCTCGTTCCCTATGGAAACCATTCATATTTAGAGTCCCTCACAGACAAATCGAAG GAGTTGCCCTTGTATTGTTCTGGAGGTTTAAGGTTCTTCTGGGACAATAAATTTGATCATGCAATGGTGGCATTCCTGGACTGTGTGCAGCAATTCAAAGAGGAGGTGGAGAAAGGCGAAACTCGCTTTTGTTTGCCTTACAG AATGGATGTGGAGAAAGGCAAGATTGAAGATACAGGTGGCAGTGGTGGCTCTTACTCTATTAAAACACAGTTTAACTCTGAAGAGCAATGGACAAAAGCACTCAAATTCATGTTAACTAACCTGAAATGGGGTCTTGCCTGGGTTTCATCCCAATTTTATAACAAatga
- the CNTD1 gene encoding cyclin N-terminal domain-containing protein 1 isoform X2: protein MSSEAQAVSRFHTPEPVFGVVAPEIIEDTLICLATENEQYLNELSDQAGCFKETQIVEFVFLLCEKWFLDQSARYQAVEIFERFMIKHVEESYNSIKKSRTNNEQGEGNIWGTLKAQMCDTFVLRLVSCIQLASKLSFHYNIINNNTVLKFLQSLDYSYTKQNLVESELAILKALCFQINVPTPFAYIELLLEVLGHNGCLLPMKQLHKMCTHLLDLTYLMRNIIYDTLLRISIENSTPSELQIAKFLSVKEDFMLLAVGVISTSAFILNPEYWNQVVEHLNCITGITTQSILEFSYAILKHSVGTTNPRKNKGTRSSENYVVPPTK from the exons ATGAGCTCAGAGGCACAGGCAGTGTCCAGGTTTCACACCCCGGAGCCAGTCTTTGGAGTTGTTGCTCCCGAGATCATTGAAGATACTTTAATTTGTTTAGCTACAGAAAATGAACAGTATCTGAATGAGCTGTCAGATCAAGCAGGATGCTTCAAAGAGACCCAGATAGTGG aatttgtatttcttttgtgTGAAAAATGGTTCCTGGACCAATCTGCACGATATCAAGCAGTTGAAATATTTGAAAG GTTTATGATTAAGCATGTAGAAGAGAGCTATAACTCTATCAAAAAGTCAAGGACAAACAATGAACAAGGAGAGGGCAACATCTGGGGCACTTTGAAAGCACAGATGTGTGACACATTTGTGCTGCGGCTTGTGTCTTGCATTCAGCTTGCAAGCAAACTTTCTTTTCACTACAAT ATAATTAACAATAACACAGTTCTGAAATTTCTGCAGTCCTTAGACTATTCATACACAAAACAGAACTTGGTGGAGTCAGAACTTGCCATTCTGAAGGCTCTATGCTTCCAGATCAATGTGCCAACTCCTTTTGCCTATATTGAGTTGCTTCTGGAGGTGTTAG GACATAATGGCTGCTTACTTCCTATGAAACAGTTGCATAAGATGTGCACGCACCTACTGGATTTAACTTATCTCATGCGGAATATCATCTATGATACTTTACTGAGGATTTCTATTGAGAATTCAACACCGAGTGAACTCCAGAT AGCAAAATTTTTGTCAGTAAAGGAAGATTTCATGCTCTTGGCAGTTGGAGTCATCAGCACAAGCGCTTTCATACTAAACCCTGAATACTGGAATCAG gttgtgGAGCATTTAAACTGCATCACTGGTATTACCACACAAAGCATTTTAGAGTTTTCATACGCAATACTGAAGCACAGTGTTGGCACCACTAATCCAAGGAAGAACAAAGGAACTAGATCTTCAGAGAACTATGTTGTACCTCCTACAAAATAA